In a genomic window of Vespula vulgaris chromosome 21, iyVesVulg1.1, whole genome shotgun sequence:
- the LOC127071454 gene encoding mediator of RNA polymerase II transcription subunit 18 yields the protein MTTPISTAMDRLSAALNSNIIPNQEYLLQGSVLDSAVEVLLHRLRGLCDNVDSGPETFNDHEMCFSIRRGPPPEQPLLLRVRRALDYQDMPWQLRYIGQPELGDKSRPTIVRSSIDIATSSTVVEFLTELGCRLDFEYIARGYMFRKGRMKVTVSKIFKMGQQGKIPESVEAISQSYLVELSVLAPSGQDAIAEDMRIFAEQLKPLVQLEKIDYKRLH from the exons ATGACAACTCCAATAAGCACAGCAATGGACAGGTTAAGTGCGGcattaaattcaaatataataccAAATCAAGAGTATTTACTTCAAGGCTCCGTTCTAGACAGTGCTGTGGAAGTGTTGCTTCATAGATTAAGAGGCTTATGTGATAATGTTGATAGCGGACCTGAAACTTTCAACGATCATGAAATGTGTTTTAGTATTAGAAG AGGACCTCCTCCCGAACAACCACTACTGTTAAGAGTTAGAAGAGCTTTGGATTATCAAGATATGCCTTGGCAATTAAGATATATAGGTCAGCCAGAATTAGGTGATAAATCTCGTCCTACAATTGTACGCAGCAGCATAGATATTGCTACCAGCAGTACCGTAGTAGAATTTTTAACGGAGTTAGGTTGTAGATTGGATTTTGAATACATAGCTAGAGGTTATATGTTCCGCAAGGGTAGAATGAAAGTTACAGTATCAAAGATTTTTAAGATGGGTCAACAAGGAAAAATACCTGAAAGTGTAGAAGCTATATCTCAAAGTTATCTGGTAGAATTAAGTGTTCTTGCGCCTAGTGGTCAAGATGCGATAGCAGAGGATATGAGAATATTTGCAGAACAATTGAAACCTCTAGTTCAGCTCGAAAAGATTGATTACAAAAGACTTCATTAA